A region from the Populus trichocarpa isolate Nisqually-1 chromosome 18, P.trichocarpa_v4.1, whole genome shotgun sequence genome encodes:
- the LOC7462983 gene encoding probable polygalacturonase At3g15720 translates to MQDVYFSFLILCIAASSFGIGHGQKVFNVVDFGAIGDGQIDDTNAFLSAWQALCGDDVAQGTPSLQIPEGKTFLLQPVKFQGPCKSVFVHVQVKTFQVQGKIIAPNTIEEWNNCQADYWIGFVGVANLNMYGSGLIDGQGSKAEHICFRIFYTVEVSFSVKLLKKQSRTLQALNFEKCDDLQLSGLTHVDSPKGHIGITDCNGVLISNLNIAAPENSPNTDGIDMARSTNVHIQDSMIATGDDCVAINGGCSYINITNIACGPGHGISVGSLGKDGQYDTVEEVHVRNCSFTGTQNAARIKTWQGGSGYARKISYEQITLVASKNPIIIDQYYCDGVNNCRNSSTALQVSDVTYSGFQGTSVDEEAIRLDCSDRGCINIVMDNINITSLDPGKTTYAYCEHTSGTSWFTAPYVPCLSVSGY, encoded by the exons ATGCAGGATGTTTATTTCAGCTTTTTGATCCTTTGCATTGCTGCGTCTAGTTTTGGCATTGGACATGGCCAAAAAGTTTTTAATGTGGTTGATTTTGGTGCCATAGGAGACGGCCAGATTGATGATACCAAT GCCTTTTTATCTGCATGGCAAGCTTTGTGTGGAGATGATGTAGCTCAGGGTACACCTTCCCTTCAGATACCTgaaggaaaaacatttttacTGCAGCCTGTGAAATTCCAGGGTCCTTGCAAGTCTGTATTTGTTCATGTCCAGGTAAAAACATTTCAG GTTCAAGGGAAAATCATCGCTCCCAACACCATTGAGGAATGGAATAACTGTCAAGCAGATTACTGGATAGGCTTTGTAGGCGTAGCCAATCTCAATATGTATGGATCAGGACTAATTGATGGCCAGGGTTCG AAAGCTGAACATATTTGTTTTCGGATTTTTTACACCGTCGAGGTTTCATTTTCTGTCAAATTACTGAAAAAGCAATCGAGAACGTTGCAGGCTCTGAACTTCGAGAAATGTGATGATCTTCAGCTTAGTGGTCTAACTCATGTTGACAGTCCAAAAGGCCATATAGGAATCACTGATTGCAATGGTGTCCTTATCTCTAATCTTAATATCGCTGCACCTGAAAACAGCCCCAACACGGATGGAATCGACATGGCTAGATCGACCAATGTTCATATTCAAGATTCTATGATAGCAACTG GTGATGACTGTGTTGCTATCAATGGTGGCTGCTCTTATATCAACATCACCAACATTGCCTGTGGACCAGGCCATGGCATTAG CGTAGGAAGTTTAGGAAAGGATGGACAGTATGATACAGTGGAAGAGGTGCATGTTCGGAACTGTAGCTTCACCGGGACTCAAAACGCGGCAAGAATCAAGACATGGCAG GGAGGATCCGGGTATGCAAGGAAGATTTCCTATGAGCAAATCACGCTTGTAGCATCTAAAAATCCTATCATAATTGATCAGTATTACTGCGATGGTGtaaataattgcagaaactcG TCGACAGCACTGCAAGTGAGCGACGTGACATACAGTGGCTTCCAAGGGACATCTGTAGATGAAGAAGCAATCAGATTGGACTGCAGTGACAGAGGTTGTATCAACATTGTAATGGACAATATCAACATAACCTCATTGGATCCAGGAAAAACTACTTATGCCTATTGCGAACACACTAGTGGAACATCTTGGTTTACTGCACCGTATGTGCCCTGCCTATCAGTATCAGGATACTGA